In one window of Nocardia brasiliensis DNA:
- a CDS encoding phosphoribosyltransferase, whose product MDRTARSGDHSGRRTHQRSLFLDRRDAGRRLAYQLQAFRGPDVVTLGVPRGGLAVAYEVAAALRVPLDTVVVNKLRVPYRPDLTFGAVAEHDTKLIDEVVVRGAMLTAAEITAAERHGSDRLRRRCQRFHPHGRRAELHGRTALVIDDGVRTGITARTACQAAYRRGAVRVVLAVPVAPHRIARTLSYYADKVVCLETPAQIRTIGQAYQRFDTLTDTEVDGLLRGDTASPRMGPRNHEAGRGTTT is encoded by the coding sequence TGTTTCTCGATCGGCGTGACGCGGGCCGTCGACTCGCCTACCAATTGCAAGCGTTCCGTGGCCCCGATGTAGTCACGCTCGGCGTCCCGCGCGGCGGCTTGGCGGTGGCGTACGAGGTAGCGGCGGCGCTGCGCGTTCCGCTCGACACGGTCGTGGTGAACAAACTGCGCGTCCCCTACCGGCCCGATCTCACCTTCGGCGCGGTCGCCGAGCACGACACCAAGCTGATCGATGAGGTGGTCGTGCGCGGCGCCATGTTGACGGCCGCGGAGATCACCGCCGCCGAACGGCACGGTAGCGACCGACTACGCCGACGGTGCCAGCGGTTCCACCCGCACGGCAGGCGGGCGGAGCTGCACGGCCGCACCGCGCTGGTGATCGACGACGGCGTGCGCACCGGCATTACCGCGCGCACCGCCTGTCAGGCGGCGTATCGGCGCGGCGCGGTCCGCGTCGTGCTCGCCGTCCCGGTCGCGCCGCACCGCATCGCGCGCACCCTGTCCTACTACGCCGACAAGGTGGTGTGCCTGGAAACGCCAGCGCAGATTCGCACGATCGGGCAGGCCTACCAGCGTTTCGACACGCTCACCGATACCGAGGTGGACGGTCTGCTCCGCGGCGACACCGCCTCGCCCCGGATGGGTCCACGAAACCACGAGGCCGGACGCGGCACCACGACATAA